A stretch of Paenibacillus mucilaginosus 3016 DNA encodes these proteins:
- a CDS encoding sensor histidine kinase gives MVLLNLVNVLLLNVLALAAAVMLYQLPWSEKLRRGRETQSRLMAAAVCALASLFAMAHPLQLGSWPPLDFGMIPLAVCFFYGGPLYALGAAALMLAFRFGAGGLEAWVFPVVLALVLGGLWLVRRRLRETAVLLHPLNGALLGLAVSAVMVLSGAATLLAQGIAPSWQLYALWAAYAAAHACTAGLIAYLLGQTRLRISGQQAGLPEQNTSAAAAELASSIAREVHPSLTAAKGFVQMLAGHELPESKRQAYAKLAQEEMDKAQTVIGDFVTLSRPPLADLELLDVKQAILKALETLQPYAALQKIEVLTQLQDSLIISANADHFTQCMLHLLRNGMEAMPGGGRLHIVAGRQNQTVCIDIIDEGAGMSPDEVGRLGTPLYSAGSKRSRLGMIVTYRTIQNLHGRIDVTSELGKGTCFSILLPSLPASTYH, from the coding sequence GTGGTTCTCTTGAATCTAGTCAATGTCCTGCTGCTCAATGTGCTCGCGCTGGCCGCCGCCGTCATGCTGTATCAGCTGCCGTGGTCGGAGAAGCTCCGCAGGGGCCGCGAGACCCAAAGCCGCCTGATGGCGGCGGCCGTCTGCGCTCTGGCTTCCCTGTTCGCCATGGCCCACCCGCTCCAGCTCGGTTCGTGGCCCCCGCTGGACTTCGGCATGATCCCGCTCGCCGTCTGCTTCTTCTACGGCGGTCCGCTCTACGCGCTCGGCGCCGCGGCGCTCATGCTCGCCTTCCGGTTCGGAGCCGGCGGGCTGGAAGCCTGGGTCTTCCCCGTCGTTCTAGCGCTCGTGCTCGGCGGCCTCTGGCTCGTCCGGCGCCGCCTGCGGGAGACCGCGGTGCTGCTGCATCCGCTGAACGGCGCCCTCCTCGGGCTCGCCGTCTCGGCGGTGATGGTGCTCTCGGGCGCAGCCACCCTGCTCGCCCAGGGCATCGCCCCTTCCTGGCAGTTGTACGCGCTGTGGGCCGCTTACGCCGCTGCCCACGCCTGTACGGCCGGGCTCATCGCTTACCTGCTCGGGCAGACGCGTCTGCGCATCAGCGGGCAGCAGGCCGGCCTCCCGGAGCAGAATACGTCGGCCGCCGCCGCCGAGCTCGCCTCCTCGATCGCCCGGGAGGTGCATCCCTCCCTCACCGCCGCCAAGGGCTTCGTGCAGATGCTCGCCGGGCACGAGCTGCCCGAGAGCAAGCGGCAGGCTTACGCGAAGCTCGCGCAGGAGGAGATGGACAAGGCCCAGACGGTCATCGGCGACTTCGTGACCCTCTCGCGGCCCCCGCTGGCCGACCTGGAGCTGCTCGACGTGAAGCAGGCGATCCTGAAAGCGCTGGAGACGCTGCAGCCTTACGCGGCGCTGCAGAAGATCGAAGTGCTGACCCAGCTGCAGGACAGCCTTATCATCAGCGCGAACGCAGACCACTTCACGCAGTGCATGCTGCATCTGCTCCGCAACGGCATGGAAGCCATGCCGGGCGGCGGACGCCTGCACATCGTGGCCGGGCGCCAGAACCAGACGGTCTGCATCGACATTATCGACGAGGGGGCGGGCATGTCGCCGGATGAAGTCGGCCGGCTCGGCACCCCGCTCTACTCCGCCGGCAGCAAGCGCAGCCGGCTCGGCATGATCGTCACGTACCGGACGATCCAGAACCTGCACGGCCGCATCGACGTGACGAGCGAGCTCGGCAAGGGCACCTGCTTCTCGATTCTGCTCCCTTCCCTCCCTGCATCCACTTATCATTAA
- a CDS encoding methyl-accepting chemotaxis protein → MKEQWATIKSRLSRGGRKLQESGLGDKARRAAKAAAKGAVKGTVKGTAAVLRAAGSKREVRLSQLVKSVGAKLFLIFFVSILFFVLTVGLTSYSISKGVIQTKVGEASEGTISQAGQKLDLMYAVYEDLSMQVMLDGFIKDALVKSSGMDKGSFDFLQLRRELGERLNVFAFSNKTLKSIYLFDSKGELLSSVGGSMSPAKKVSEEVWFKKAVEEGGRPYWMETNPKGYSDGIGFGGTPTYGLSRLLRDTTSSGVQAVLMMEIQGETLSKEVAEINMGDGGRTLIVNPELKTISAVDNGLIGQDSALGVTKEKLNEAKGSLLSDKEDTQIVYYKSEKTGWLLVGSMPVDQLVKDAKKIFTMTWVMAVIAMIMAVGIGYFIIRMIGRPLVLLRNLMKEGEQGNLTVRMEVKSEDEIGQLGRSFNEMMEKITVLVRQTNHSAQEVLDTAAELSDVSKKTASSAKEIAVATEEIAGGATSLAMESERGNELTYQISTQMKSVVEANVVMGTSASEVQHSSKQGIEYMSELIGKTNTTETMTRSMVEKVDNLKESTGSIVKILDVLRSMTKQTNILSLNATIEAARAGEAGKGFMVVADEIRKLADQSKQSIDIVGQITAKIQKEIEETVGVLSQAYPIFQEQISSVKEAGSIFQQVDEQMGNLIGRLSEVTESISQLESSQLVLTDAMANVSAVAEESSATSEQVASLSSEQLGVSTGLVRLSEKLEQLSNSLKESLTKFQV, encoded by the coding sequence GTGAAAGAGCAGTGGGCAACAATCAAATCCAGGCTGTCCCGGGGCGGGCGGAAGCTGCAGGAGAGCGGGCTTGGGGACAAGGCGCGGCGTGCGGCCAAGGCGGCGGCCAAAGGCGCGGTGAAGGGAACGGTCAAAGGGACGGCGGCGGTCCTTCGGGCGGCAGGCTCGAAGAGAGAGGTGCGCCTCAGCCAGCTGGTGAAGTCGGTGGGGGCCAAATTGTTTTTGATTTTTTTCGTGTCGATCCTGTTCTTCGTGCTGACGGTGGGACTGACCTCCTACAGCATCTCCAAGGGAGTCATCCAGACGAAGGTGGGCGAAGCTTCGGAGGGCACCATCTCGCAGGCGGGGCAGAAGCTTGATCTCATGTATGCCGTATACGAAGATCTTTCAATGCAGGTGATGCTCGACGGATTCATCAAGGATGCCCTGGTGAAGTCGTCCGGCATGGACAAAGGAAGCTTCGATTTCCTTCAGCTGCGCCGGGAGCTGGGCGAGCGGCTCAATGTGTTCGCTTTTTCGAACAAAACCTTGAAATCGATCTACCTGTTCGACTCGAAGGGGGAGCTTCTCAGCTCGGTGGGGGGCAGCATGTCGCCGGCGAAGAAGGTTTCGGAAGAAGTCTGGTTCAAGAAAGCGGTTGAAGAGGGCGGACGTCCTTACTGGATGGAGACCAATCCGAAGGGGTATTCGGACGGCATCGGCTTCGGAGGGACCCCAACTTACGGTCTCAGCCGTCTGCTCCGGGATACGACATCAAGTGGTGTCCAGGCCGTCCTGATGATGGAGATCCAGGGAGAGACGCTGAGCAAGGAAGTCGCCGAGATCAACATGGGGGATGGCGGCCGGACCCTGATCGTGAACCCGGAGCTCAAGACGATCTCCGCTGTAGATAACGGACTGATCGGGCAGGACAGTGCCCTTGGCGTGACCAAGGAGAAGCTGAATGAAGCCAAAGGAAGTCTGCTGAGCGACAAGGAAGATACGCAGATCGTTTATTACAAGTCCGAAAAAACAGGCTGGCTGCTCGTCGGTTCGATGCCGGTAGACCAGCTGGTGAAGGATGCGAAGAAAATCTTTACGATGACCTGGGTGATGGCGGTCATCGCCATGATCATGGCCGTAGGGATCGGCTACTTCATTATCCGGATGATCGGCCGTCCGCTGGTGCTGCTCCGCAACCTGATGAAGGAAGGCGAGCAGGGCAACCTGACGGTCCGCATGGAAGTGAAGAGCGAAGACGAGATCGGGCAGCTCGGCCGGAGCTTCAATGAGATGATGGAGAAGATCACGGTGCTGGTCCGGCAGACCAACCACTCCGCGCAGGAAGTGCTCGACACGGCCGCAGAGCTCTCCGACGTATCGAAGAAGACGGCTTCTTCCGCGAAGGAGATTGCCGTAGCGACCGAAGAGATTGCGGGAGGGGCGACCTCGCTCGCCATGGAATCGGAGCGGGGCAACGAGCTCACCTACCAAATCTCGACGCAGATGAAGAGCGTGGTCGAAGCCAACGTGGTCATGGGCACCTCCGCCTCGGAGGTACAGCATTCGAGCAAGCAGGGCATCGAATACATGTCGGAGCTCATCGGCAAGACGAACACGACGGAAACGATGACCCGCTCGATGGTCGAGAAGGTGGATAATCTGAAGGAAAGCACGGGCTCCATCGTGAAGATTCTCGATGTGCTCCGGAGCATGACCAAGCAGACGAATATCCTGTCGCTCAATGCGACGATCGAGGCGGCGCGGGCCGGCGAGGCGGGCAAAGGCTTCATGGTGGTGGCCGATGAGATCCGCAAGCTTGCCGACCAGTCGAAGCAGTCGATCGATATCGTGGGCCAGATCACGGCGAAGATCCAGAAGGAGATTGAAGAGACGGTGGGCGTGCTCTCCCAGGCGTACCCGATCTTCCAGGAGCAGATCTCCTCGGTTAAGGAAGCGGGCTCGATCTTCCAGCAGGTCGATGAGCAGATGGGCAATCTGATCGGCCGTCTCTCGGAGGTCACGGAGTCGATCTCCCAGCTGGAATCCTCGCAGCTGGTGCTCACGGACGCCATGGCCAATGTGAGCGCGGTGGCGGAGGAATCGTCCGCTACATCCGAGCAGGTCGCCTCGCTAAGTTCCGAGCAGCTGGGCGTCTCCACAGGGCTCGTACGGCTGTCGGAGAAGCTCGAGCAGCTTTCGAACTCGCTCAAAGAGTCTCTGACGAAGTTTCAAGTATAA
- the pelG gene encoding exopolysaccharide Pel transporter PelG → MAGIGFKLQKLFREDYTSLQFRAYAYASFIAAGPWLISVLSVSIVNFLIRRYGGIGEQEAQLFIVTVSYCFIFSQILSGGWQLVVTRFLADHFYLGRLDIITPVYTGISRLVMALSAVLVLLFYWNAPLPFSYKLISAVLFLTVGQIWLSMVFLSAAKNYKIISWAFLTGGLLAVASVLILLRYPLPFASHRDASNVLLGFTFGMLVTMAMLAVVLLRTFPSKRMENPYGFLHYADKYPSLLAAGFSYNLGVWIDKILIWLGPSGVTVEGTFRFSPIYDNAVFLAYLTVVPSLVLFVVSVETRFYDKYRKFYGYITNGGTLEMILAAKKRMVEVLWNEMLRMAKLQGSLTLFLIVVSGFLLESFGYGPLTADIFRIYSLGAMAGTLMLTVILIMLYFEDRQGAWVTSLLFLSLNALFTLGVLPPGLDFYGFNYFLAAFIAFTYSAWRLLGFLQRIEVQTFVRQGILEPDYRRWFTRLSEFAYRWL, encoded by the coding sequence ATGGCCGGAATAGGATTCAAGCTGCAGAAGCTGTTCCGTGAAGACTATACCTCGCTCCAGTTCCGGGCGTATGCCTATGCCTCCTTCATTGCGGCGGGTCCCTGGCTGATCTCGGTCCTGAGCGTATCGATCGTGAATTTCCTGATCCGCAGGTACGGAGGGATCGGCGAGCAGGAAGCCCAGCTGTTCATCGTGACGGTATCGTACTGCTTCATCTTCTCCCAGATCCTCTCGGGAGGCTGGCAGCTGGTGGTGACACGCTTTCTCGCGGATCATTTTTATCTCGGCCGGCTCGATATCATCACCCCGGTATATACCGGCATCTCCCGTCTTGTCATGGCCCTGTCGGCTGTCTTGGTGCTGCTCTTCTACTGGAACGCTCCGCTGCCCTTCAGCTACAAGCTGATCTCTGCGGTCCTGTTCCTCACGGTCGGCCAGATCTGGCTCTCCATGGTCTTCCTGTCCGCGGCCAAGAACTACAAGATCATCTCCTGGGCGTTCCTGACGGGCGGTCTGCTTGCCGTCGCCTCCGTGCTGATCCTGCTCCGCTATCCGCTGCCCTTCGCTTCCCACCGGGACGCTTCGAACGTGCTGCTGGGCTTTACGTTCGGCATGCTTGTGACGATGGCCATGCTGGCCGTGGTCCTGCTGCGTACGTTCCCGTCGAAGCGCATGGAGAATCCGTACGGCTTTCTGCACTATGCGGACAAATATCCCTCCCTGCTCGCGGCCGGCTTCAGCTACAATCTCGGGGTGTGGATCGACAAGATTCTGATCTGGCTCGGTCCCTCCGGCGTCACCGTGGAAGGAACCTTCCGCTTCTCGCCGATCTACGACAACGCCGTATTCCTCGCCTACCTGACCGTCGTCCCCTCTCTGGTGCTCTTCGTGGTATCCGTGGAGACGAGGTTCTATGACAAGTACCGGAAGTTCTACGGCTATATCACGAACGGCGGGACGCTGGAGATGATTCTGGCGGCCAAAAAGCGGATGGTGGAGGTCCTCTGGAACGAAATGCTGCGGATGGCCAAGCTGCAGGGCAGCCTGACTCTCTTCCTGATCGTGGTCTCCGGCTTTCTGCTCGAATCGTTCGGTTACGGTCCGCTGACCGCCGATATCTTCCGCATCTACAGCCTTGGCGCCATGGCGGGCACCTTGATGCTCACCGTGATTCTCATCATGCTGTACTTCGAGGACCGCCAGGGAGCCTGGGTCACGTCCCTGCTGTTCCTCTCTCTGAATGCCTTGTTCACGCTCGGCGTGCTGCCTCCCGGGCTGGACTTCTACGGCTTCAATTATTTCCTGGCGGCCTTCATCGCCTTTACCTACAGCGCGTGGAGACTGCTCGGTTTCCTCCAGCGCATCGAAGTGCAGACCTTTGTCCGCCAGGGCATCCTGGAGCCGGACTACCGCAGGTGGTTCACCCGCCTCAGCGAGTTCGCTTACCGCTGGCTGTAA
- a CDS encoding peptidoglycan D,D-transpeptidase FtsI family protein, translating into MRETGVRKNRIFIVLTGITAVLVLWNIRLFWIQAAAVHSFAGRGIDLTENSVIQRAEGIVLDSGRGDFLDRRLEPLTGRELQVLVLFPVNKQVLESGTEASRYEEAAGILGVPPAQWKSLILGLESPRLWQRAGRPAPLSPGEARRLEALGLPGVRVLPYKERYAEDQTAGQLIGFIGQNPERITKQFTDQFHKGELQLTSKIGNAGLEKTFEPWLQGLGPTSVSLFTDGTKRALPGLDARRIAPDNPNYPLQVVTTLDGRIQREIEAVMERLHIREGAVVVLDAERGDTVAAASRPAFHPGHVDLSGGGWSNRAVKAAAPGSVFKTVTAAAALETKAVRPGETFECTGELGRFGLSCWKEGGHGRLTLEEAYAQSCNVAFAKIAERLGGEKLELYARKLGLTGTVGWSGEVHGHPHLHQWDGEEGGLVYADPAAARDAGAVAQTSIGQRDVQLTPLAAANLVVTLLHGGEVRSPRLVESIRFRTGRPYEVFEPKVRTAAVPADEGIAPGTAKVLLKWMQGVVSRGTGRPLQQAVWPLAGKSGTAQITLKNGQPGENHWFVGYGPAAKPRYAAAVLVGQLPEGQKNTSLTLFREVMDVLAKQEAKPKMSPSPS; encoded by the coding sequence ATGAGGGAAACGGGAGTCCGGAAAAACCGGATCTTTATCGTCTTAACGGGAATTACGGCGGTGCTCGTCCTGTGGAATATCCGGCTGTTCTGGATTCAGGCGGCGGCCGTGCACAGCTTCGCCGGACGGGGCATCGATTTGACGGAGAATTCCGTCATCCAGCGGGCGGAGGGGATTGTGCTGGATTCGGGCCGGGGGGACTTCCTGGACCGACGGCTGGAGCCGCTGACCGGCCGCGAGCTGCAGGTGCTGGTGCTCTTCCCCGTGAACAAACAGGTGCTCGAGAGCGGCACGGAGGCGTCACGCTACGAGGAGGCGGCCGGGATCCTCGGCGTGCCGCCTGCCCAGTGGAAGAGCCTGATTCTCGGGCTGGAGTCGCCCCGCCTGTGGCAGCGGGCCGGGCGTCCGGCCCCGCTCTCCCCCGGGGAAGCCCGGCGTCTCGAAGCGCTCGGCCTCCCCGGCGTCCGGGTGCTGCCGTACAAGGAGCGCTATGCGGAAGACCAGACGGCCGGGCAGCTTATCGGCTTCATCGGGCAGAATCCCGAGCGGATCACGAAGCAGTTCACGGACCAGTTTCATAAGGGAGAGCTCCAGCTCACGAGCAAGATCGGCAATGCCGGGCTCGAGAAGACCTTCGAGCCGTGGCTGCAGGGCCTCGGGCCCACCTCGGTGTCCCTGTTCACCGACGGGACGAAGCGGGCGCTTCCGGGCTTGGATGCGCGGCGGATCGCACCGGACAACCCGAACTACCCGCTGCAGGTGGTCACGACGCTGGACGGCCGCATCCAGCGGGAGATCGAGGCCGTGATGGAACGGCTGCACATCCGGGAGGGTGCCGTCGTTGTGCTCGATGCGGAGCGGGGGGATACGGTGGCGGCGGCAAGCCGGCCCGCCTTCCATCCGGGGCATGTAGATCTCTCCGGCGGCGGGTGGAGCAACCGGGCCGTGAAGGCGGCCGCCCCCGGCTCGGTCTTCAAGACCGTGACCGCGGCCGCTGCGCTCGAGACGAAGGCCGTCCGTCCGGGCGAGACGTTCGAGTGCACGGGCGAGCTCGGCCGCTTCGGGCTCTCGTGCTGGAAGGAGGGCGGGCACGGCCGCCTGACGCTCGAGGAGGCGTACGCGCAGTCGTGCAACGTCGCCTTCGCGAAGATCGCCGAGCGGCTCGGCGGGGAGAAGCTGGAGCTGTACGCCAGGAAGCTCGGGCTGACCGGCACGGTCGGCTGGAGCGGGGAGGTGCACGGGCACCCGCACCTTCACCAATGGGACGGCGAAGAGGGCGGGCTCGTCTATGCGGACCCCGCGGCGGCGAGGGATGCGGGGGCGGTTGCGCAGACGTCGATCGGGCAGCGGGACGTCCAGCTCACGCCGCTGGCTGCGGCCAATCTGGTCGTGACGCTGCTGCACGGGGGCGAGGTCCGCTCGCCGCGGCTCGTGGAGAGCATCCGCTTCCGCACCGGCCGGCCGTATGAGGTATTCGAGCCGAAGGTGAGGACGGCGGCCGTCCCGGCGGATGAAGGCATCGCTCCAGGCACCGCCAAGGTGCTGCTGAAGTGGATGCAGGGGGTCGTCTCCCGCGGCACCGGGCGGCCGCTCCAGCAGGCGGTGTGGCCGCTGGCGGGCAAGTCGGGCACCGCGCAGATCACCCTGAAGAACGGGCAGCCGGGCGAGAACCACTGGTTCGTCGGCTACGGCCCCGCCGCGAAGCCGCGCTATGCGGCAGCGGTGCTGGTCGGGCAGCTGCCCGAGGGACAAAAAAACACATCCCTGACTCTCTTTCGGGAGGTCATGGATGTGCTGGCAAAACAGGAAGCAAAGCCGAAGATGAGCCCTTCCCCCTCTTAA
- the pelF gene encoding GT4 family glycosyltransferase PelF: protein MKIALIVEGSYPYVAGGVASWIQMLVTSMREHDFEIIAISSSRKEARESKYKMPVNVTGVHDVFIMDYLELTEGRGPRLSPEEARLCLDWFAFREGSEGALPIIADPSRLGNPIAFLKSEAFWELLVDSYRQEMPTRSFNAYFWTWRSMYLPAIFLLQQPYPEADLYHAVSTGYAGMIASYLRQKHGRPFILTEHGVYAREREEEILQSAWVEPGFKRRWIDYFYHMSKGAYRTADRTIALYGGTQHIQLELGVPEERSLVIPNGIDYGTLSRLPRRTSEPDAGMIFGALVRLVPIKDVKTLLYAARLASRRIPGMELWIMGPTEEDPDYYQECLALSRQLELEDIVTFTGKVPIAERLPMVDVLILSSISEGQPLAVLEGMAAGIPWICTDVGSCRELLEGKDEHDPGTAGYIVPPVDPAAMAERMLQMYESPGQRSYMGSVGRRRVEAYYQTEHFIGTYRKLYREAVDGWPE from the coding sequence GTGAAGATCGCCCTGATCGTCGAAGGAAGCTACCCCTACGTTGCCGGCGGCGTGGCGAGCTGGATCCAGATGCTCGTCACCTCCATGCGGGAGCACGACTTTGAGATCATCGCCATCTCCTCCTCCCGCAAGGAGGCCCGGGAGTCCAAGTACAAGATGCCGGTGAATGTCACGGGCGTGCACGACGTGTTCATCATGGACTACCTGGAGCTCACGGAGGGCCGGGGACCGCGGCTGAGTCCCGAGGAAGCGCGGCTGTGCCTCGATTGGTTCGCCTTCCGGGAGGGCTCCGAAGGGGCTCTTCCCATCATTGCCGACCCGTCGAGGCTGGGCAATCCGATCGCCTTCCTGAAGAGCGAGGCCTTCTGGGAGCTGCTTGTGGATTCTTACCGCCAAGAAATGCCGACGCGGTCGTTCAACGCTTATTTCTGGACCTGGCGCTCCATGTATCTGCCGGCCATCTTCCTCCTGCAGCAGCCTTACCCGGAAGCGGATCTGTACCATGCCGTCTCCACCGGCTACGCCGGTATGATCGCCTCCTATCTGCGGCAGAAGCACGGCAGGCCGTTCATCCTGACGGAGCACGGCGTGTATGCCAGGGAGAGGGAAGAAGAGATTCTGCAGTCCGCCTGGGTGGAGCCGGGGTTCAAGCGCCGCTGGATCGATTACTTCTACCATATGTCGAAGGGCGCCTACCGCACGGCCGACCGAACCATCGCCCTCTACGGCGGAACACAGCACATCCAGCTGGAGCTCGGCGTCCCCGAGGAGCGCTCCCTGGTCATCCCGAACGGGATCGATTACGGAACGCTCTCCCGGCTGCCGCGGCGAACGAGCGAACCGGATGCGGGCATGATCTTCGGCGCCCTGGTGAGGCTGGTGCCGATCAAGGACGTGAAGACGCTGCTCTATGCCGCCCGGCTCGCCTCCCGGCGCATTCCGGGCATGGAGCTCTGGATCATGGGCCCGACGGAGGAAGACCCCGATTATTACCAGGAATGCCTGGCGCTGTCCCGGCAGCTGGAGCTGGAGGACATCGTTACCTTCACGGGCAAGGTGCCGATCGCCGAGCGGCTGCCGATGGTGGATGTGCTCATCCTCAGCTCGATCAGCGAGGGCCAGCCGCTGGCTGTCCTCGAAGGCATGGCCGCCGGCATTCCCTGGATCTGCACGGATGTGGGCAGCTGCAGGGAGCTGCTCGAAGGCAAGGACGAGCATGATCCCGGCACCGCGGGATACATCGTGCCGCCGGTAGACCCGGCCGCCATGGCCGAGCGCATGCTGCAGATGTACGAGTCGCCCGGGCAGCGAAGCTATATGGGATCGGTCGGACGCCGCCGGGTCGAAGCCTACTATCAGACCGAGCACTTCATTGGAACGTATCGCAAGCTGTACCGGGAGGCGGTGGACGGATGGCCGGAATAG